The proteins below are encoded in one region of Hordeum vulgare subsp. vulgare chromosome 3H, MorexV3_pseudomolecules_assembly, whole genome shotgun sequence:
- the LOC123440812 gene encoding putative glutaredoxin-C2 — protein MAERVRRLASQRAVVIFGASNCCMCHAVKMLFTEMGVSWTVHELDKDPRGKDVERALAGMVGRTPPVPAVFIGGRLVGTTDQVMTLHVGGQLVPLLRHAGALWL, from the coding sequence ATGGCGGAGAGGGTGAGGAGGCTGGCGTCGCAGCGGGCGGTGGTGATCTTCGGGGCGAGCAACTGCTGCATGTGCCACGCGGTGAAGATGCTCTTCACGGAGATGGGCGTCAGCTGGACGGTGCACGAGCTGGACAAGGACCCCCGTGGGAAGGACGTCGAGAGGGCGCTCGCCGGCATGGTCGGACGGACCCCGCCGGTGCCGGCCGTCTTCATCGGCGGCAGGCTCGTCGGCACCACCGACCAGGTCATGACGCTGCACGTCGGCGGCCAGCTCGTGCCGCTCCTCCGCCATGCCGGCGCCCTCTGGCTCTGA